The stretch of DNA CGACCGCGGCAAGAAAGTCTTCAGCAGATCCGATGTCGTTGATGGCGACCTGCTTGGGTGCCCTGTCGGTCGTTGCGATTGTCATATAGTAGTTGCTCCAGTATGGACATATATCGGGCCAGACGCAGTCTGAAGATCAGGGTTTGAGATTCAGAATTCTCCGCGCGAGGCAGTGAGAGTCGTCACGAACGTGACGTTCAATCTTAGCTACTGACTGGCGTATTCGGCAAGTTTCGGGTATGCACGATGTCGACCAGCGCCGGTTCCAGATCGGGGTGGGCGAAGATGTAGCCGTCACGCAGGACCCGGTCGGGAAGAACCCAGCGGCTTTTCAGCACCAACTCGGTTTCAGTGCGGATCGCCACCGAGCCGATTTCGAGCATCCAGCGTGGCATCGGAAGCCCGAATGACGCACCCACCGCCCGACGAAGTGACGCCATCATCGTGCGATTGTCGCTCGGATTGGGGGACGCGGCATTGATGACGCCGTCGAGCCGCTCATTCTGCTGAGGTGCCGGATGATGCCGAGCACGTCATCGAAGTGTATCCAGCTGAACTTCTGTCGACCGCCTCCCCCGCGGCGTTCGTGGAACGTGCCGGCACGTCGCCCGGCGGCAGTTCCGAACCAGGCCCCGTCGAGTTGGGGCCCACCAAGACCGAACTGGGCGAGCCGAATCAGCGGCACGAGGGCGCTGCCGTCGCCGAGCACGATGGCCATCCGCAGCGCGACCCTGCGCGTCTTCGACAGCTCGACCTCGAAGAATGCGTCTTCCCACGCCGTGGCGATACCGACCGAGAAGCCGGTTCCGATCTCTCCTTCGGTCTCGGTCATCGGCCGATCCTCGGAGTGACGGTAGATCGTGGCCGTCGACGAATTCACCCAGAGGCGCGGGGGCACGGTGCACGCCTGAATCGCATCGGCAAGCTCGCGGGTCGTCTCGACCCGCGAACGCAGGATCTCTACCCGGTTCGCCGTCGTGTACCGACAATTCACGCTCTTCCCGGCGAGGTTGACCAGCAGGTCGGCCCCCTCAAGCAACGTGGCGATTCCGGCCGTGTCGCCCCAACCCGCGTCGGGGCCCTGCCGACCGATCAGAGAGACCTCGGCGCCCTCCGCGCGATAGGCCCGGGCGAGGTAACCGCCGATGAAAGACAGTCTCGGCGGCAGATTCAGCCACCGGCGCCCAATCCGTACGCCGACCCCGGTCGACGTGAGATGCAATGCACCCTGTGAAACGGATGCCCGCAGGCTCGCACGCAGGCGGCGCCCGGAGCCGAGATAGTCGACGAGCCCTCCGGATTTCGGCGATGTCGCCTCCGCCGTGATGGCGTCGACCATGGTGCGGTCGCCGTCGGGGAAGTGAAACGTGCGCTCCGCCAGCACGGCAGACGCGTCCGGACGGTTCACCACCGTGAACGGCACGTTCTCATGCCAGCCCGGGAAGATGACGTCCGGTCGCCCGAGCAGCGTCAGCAACGGCCACAGCCAGCGCCGGGGAGTTCCGACCCGTTCGAAGACACCGGTTACGAAGCCGTGCCGGCCCGCCGGGATCGCGCCGAAATAGCGGCGCAATCGCGGATGCAACGTGTCGGGGAGCCCGCCCCACGCTGTCTCGTACGGCGAAAGAACTGGACTCCCCGACACGCGTGCGAGCTACTTCAGCAGTGTCGAGCGCAGGGTGTCGAGGCCGACACCGCCGAGGTCGAGGGCCCGTTTGTGGAAGTCCTTGATCGAGAAGGATGCGCCTTCGCGCTCGTGGCAGGCGTCGCGCAGCTGCTCCCAGATGCGCTGGCCGACCTTGTATGACGGGGCTTGGCCCGGCCAGCCGAGGTAGCGGTTCACCTCGAACTTCACGAAGCCGTCGTTCATGTTCACGTTCTGGCCCAGGAACTCGAAGGCGTACTCGCCCGTCCACGGGCCGGAGCCGTCGGGCAGCTGCTTCTCGAGGTGAACACCGATGTCGAGAACGACGCGGGCAGCGCGCATCCGCTGTCCGTCGAGCATGCCGAGTCGGTCGGCCGGGTCGTCAAGGTAGCCCAGCTGTTCCATCAGACGCTCGGCGTAGAGCGCCCAGCCTTCCGCGTGGCCGGAGGTACCGGCCAGCTGGCGGCGCCAGGTGTTGAGTGTTGCCCGGTTGTAGACGGCCTGACCGATCTGCAAGTGGTGGCCCGGAACACCCTCATGGTAAACGGTCGTGAGTTCACGCCAGGTGTCGAACTCGGTGACGCCCTGCGGCACAGACCACCACATGCGACCCGCGCGGGAGAAATCGTCGGTGGGGCCGGTGTAGTAGATGCCGCCCTCTTGCGTGGGCGCGATCATGCACTCGAGACGCTTGATTTCGTCGGGAATGTCGAACTGGCTGGCCGAGAGCTCGGCGACGGCGCGGTCGCTGGTCTCTTGCATCCATTTCTGAAGGGCTTCGGTGCCGTACAGCTTGCGGGACGGGTCGGCATCGAGCAGCTCGATCGCCTCGAGCACAGTAGCACCCGGCTTGATCTGATGAGCGATGCTCTCTTGCTCTTCGACCATGCGGGCGAGCTCTTCGATGCCCCACTCGTAGGTCTCGTCGAGGTCGATTGTCGCACCGAGGAACTGGCGCGAGGCGAGGGCGTAGTGCTCGCGGCCGACGGCGTCTTTCGCGGTGGCGACCGGCTCGAGCTCGTCGCTCAAGAACCCGGCGAGTTTTGCATACGCCTCAGCCGAACCGCGGGCGCCGGCCTGCAGGTCGGTGGCAAGTGAATCGGGAATGGTGCCGGACTCCGGACGCGCACCCTCCGTGAACCCGGTGAAGAAGCCGTCACGGGCCGCAATGCGCTTGGCCTGCTCGACCACCTCGCGCACCTGACGCTTGGCAGGGGTGACGCCGCGTTCGATGCCGAGCCGCAAGGTTTCGATGTAGCCGTCGATGGCCGCGGGAACGGCGCCGAGGCGCGAAGAGATCGTCTCCCAGTCGTCGATCGTGCCCGTCGGCATGAGATCGAACGCATCGCGGATGCCTTGGGGCGGCGACGCGATGACGTTCAGATCGCGCAGCTGCAGGTTCGCCGCGGCGCTTTCGAGTTCGAGCGCAAGAGAACTGCGCAGGTCGGTCTGCGTCACCACATCGACGTCGTCGACGGGTACCGCCGCGTCGAGTCGCGCGATCGTCCTGCTGATTTCTGCAACCGAACGTTCGTGGCCGGCCGGCGAGTAGTCGGCAAGCCGGCCGTTGACCTCGGTGCGCCCGATGTAAGTGCCGATGGTCGGGTCGAGGTCGACAAGAGTGTCGACCCAGTCTTCCGCAATCTGATCGATCGGAGTCGGGGTGCGCGCAGCTTCATTCGTCATGCCTTCAGCCTAGAACAGGCCGACGACACCCCGGCGATCGATTCGGGCGAATCAGTGCCCGGCCGAGTCCCAGTTGTCTCCACGGCCGACCTGCACATCGAGCGGAACGAGCAGTTCGGCCGCCGTCTGCATCCGATGCGTGACGATATCTTTCACCACGTCCCACTCTCCGGGTGCCACCTCGAAGATCAATTCGTCATGCACCTGAAGCAGCATGGTCGACGCAAGGTCGCGTGCCTTCAGGTCGACGGCGATCGAGTTCATGGCCAGCTTCATGATGTCGGCCGCGGAACCCTGGATGGGTGCGTTGAGCGCG from Leifsonia psychrotolerans encodes:
- a CDS encoding DUF885 domain-containing protein gives rise to the protein MTNEAARTPTPIDQIAEDWVDTLVDLDPTIGTYIGRTEVNGRLADYSPAGHERSVAEISRTIARLDAAVPVDDVDVVTQTDLRSSLALELESAAANLQLRDLNVIASPPQGIRDAFDLMPTGTIDDWETISSRLGAVPAAIDGYIETLRLGIERGVTPAKRQVREVVEQAKRIAARDGFFTGFTEGARPESGTIPDSLATDLQAGARGSAEAYAKLAGFLSDELEPVATAKDAVGREHYALASRQFLGATIDLDETYEWGIEELARMVEEQESIAHQIKPGATVLEAIELLDADPSRKLYGTEALQKWMQETSDRAVAELSASQFDIPDEIKRLECMIAPTQEGGIYYTGPTDDFSRAGRMWWSVPQGVTEFDTWRELTTVYHEGVPGHHLQIGQAVYNRATLNTWRRQLAGTSGHAEGWALYAERLMEQLGYLDDPADRLGMLDGQRMRAARVVLDIGVHLEKQLPDGSGPWTGEYAFEFLGQNVNMNDGFVKFEVNRYLGWPGQAPSYKVGQRIWEQLRDACHEREGASFSIKDFHKRALDLGGVGLDTLRSTLLK